Within Deinococcus actinosclerus, the genomic segment ACCGGGCGGCAGCGTCACCACGCCCAGCCGGGCGCCCCGCCAGCTGGCCGGGACCACGCGGCGGTACAGTTCCCGGTCACTGGAAGGAGGCGGCAGCTGATCCGCGCCCTGCGGAACGGCCGGGACGTCCAGATCGTAGGGCACGGCGGGCAGCTCGGGCTGGCGGCGCGGAATGTACCGCACGGTGTCGGGCAGCCAGGCGGGCGTCCCCGCATGCACCCCACTTTCCCGGCGGGCATGAACCTGACTGTCGATCAGCCCCCGCGCGCCACTCAGCAGATGCGCGAGCCCACTGGCCGCCAGGGTGACCGGCATGAGGGCCTCGCCACCCCAGGTGACCGTCAGGAGGGTCGCGGCGAGCGGCACGTTCAGGGTGACGGTCAGGAACGCGGCGGCGCCCACCATGGCCGCCACGGCCGGATCGACGCCCAGCAGGTTGGCCAGCCCGACGCCCAGCAGACCACCCACCCCCACGGACGGCAGGACCCCACCGCCGAGCGCGACGTGCAGGCCCAGCGCGAGAAGCACCCAGCGCCACGCGGCCTGCCCGGCCCCCTCGGCGCCCACGAATCCACCGGCGCCCAGCTGCAGCCAGCCCAGCCCGTCGCCCAGTACGGCCGGGCTGAGATTCAGGGCCGCCACGGCGGTCAGCAGGCCCACTGCGGCCGCGAACGCCGGGCGGCGCCAGCCGCGCAGGGTGCCGGAAGGCAGTGCCGCGCAGCTCAGGAGGGCCAGCCAGCCCAGCAGCGTCGCCCCCAGGGCCACCAGCAGGAAGGCCGGGAGCTGACCGGCCGCCGGGACCTGCACGTCCGGAAAGGTGAGCAGCGGCGTGAACCCGAAGGCCAGGCCGTACACGGCGGTCCCGGCGACCGCCGCGAGCAGGCAGGGCATGACGACCTCGAACTCGAACTCGAAGCGGCGGTAGAGCACCTCGGCGATCAGCACGGCCGCCGCGAGCGGCGCGTGCAGCACGGTTCCCAGGCCCGCCGCGGCGCCCGCCAGCGTCAGCGTGCGCACCTCCACCGCGTCCAGGCGGGTCACGCGCTGCATGAGGCGCGCGCCCAGCATGCCGGTCATGGTGAACGGCGCGTCCCGGCCGACCAGCAGCCCCGAGGCCTGCCCGATCAGGGTGGCGGCCAGCGTCCGCAGCTGCGCGGGCAGCCCCGGCCACTGGCCGCGCTGGTGGTAGCCCCGGACAAGCTGCGTGAGCGGATCGCCGGCGCCGGCCGGAATCAGCGCGGCGTAGGCGGCCGCCGCGACCGGCAGCGCCAGCAGGCCCCAGTGCGCGAAGCTGCCGAAGGCCATCATCAGGCCGCCTTCCCCGGAGGTGCCGGGCGGGGCGTAATCGGTCAGCCGCACGGCCAGCCCGATCAGCACGTCGAGGGCGAGACGCAGCACGATGCACAGGCCACCCACCAGCGCGCCGAGCAGCACGCTGAGCACCACCAGTCGTCCGGTTTCCAGTCGGTGCAGTACGGCGCGGGGCAACGGGGAACGCATCGCCGCCCATGCTAGACCATTTCATGCGGTGCGCGGCGGCGCGCGCCAGCCGTGAACATGAACGGCGCTTAAAGTCGCGGCGGGCCTTCACAAACTGCGCGTGGCGCGTAAGATACGTGCCGGTACTCCGGAGACGGGGCGCGGCGCGGCGCCGCGAGACCCGCCCGGCCTGAAAGGAGCTTCACCATGGCCTACGAACTGCCCACGCTGCCCTACGCCTACGACGCCCTCGAACCCCACATCGACGCGCGCACCATGGAGATCCACCACACCAAGCACCACCAGACCTACGTGGACAACGCGAACAAGGCGCTCGAAGGCACCGAGTTTGCTGGCATGCCGGTCGAGGACCTGATCCAGAAACTCGATCAGGTGCCCGCCGACAAGAAGAACGCGCTGCGCAACAATGCCGGCGGCCACGCCAACCACAGCCTGTTCTGGCAGGTCATGGGGCCCCAGGGCAGCGGCCAGCCCAGCGGCGAACTGGCCGACGCGATCAGCGCGGCCTTCGGGTCCTTCGAGGCGTTCAAGGAGAAGTTCGAGGACGCCGCCAAGACCCGCTTCGGCAGCGGCTGGGCGTGGCTGGTCGTGAAGGACGGTCAGCTGGCCGTCGTGAGCACCGCCAACCAGGACAACCCCCTGATGGGCGAGGGCGTGGCCGGCGTCAGCGGTACCCCGATCCTGGGCGTGGACGTGTGGGAGCACGCCTACTACCTGAACTACCAGAACAAGCGCCCCGACTACCTCAAGGCGTTCTGGAACGTCGTGAACTGGGACGAGGTCGCGCGCCGCTACGCCGCCGCGAAGTAACCTCAGGTCAGGAAAACGCGCCCCGTTCACAGGGGCGCGTTTCTCCTTGGTCGTTCAGGGACGCATGCGTGTCAGCATGCGCGGGAAGGGAATCGCCTCGCGGATGTGGTCGATCCCGGTGATCCAGGCGATCACGCGCTCCAGGCCCATCCCGAAGCCCGCGTGTGGCATGCTGCCCGTCTTGCGCAGGTCCAGGTACCACTCGAAGGCCTCCAGCGGCAGGCCCTCATGCTCGATGCGGGACCTGAGCAACTCGTAGTCGTGGATGCGTTCGCTGCCGCCGATGATCTCGCCGTAGCCCTCGGGCGCGATCATGTCGTCGCACAGCGCCACGCGGGGGTCCTGCGGGTCGGGCTGCATGTAGAACGCCTTGATGGCCGCCGGGTACCGCTCGATGATCACGGGGCGGTCGAAGTGGTGGCCCAGGATCGTCTCGTGCGGTGCGCCCAGGTCGTCGCCCCACTCGACGGGCTGCACGTCCTCCTGCACGTTGGCGGGCAGGTCGCGGTCCTCGATGTGCTGGCGGATGATGTCCAGCGCGGCGGTGTACGTCACGCGCGGGTAGTTCCCTTCCGCGGCGCCCGCCAGTTTGCTCTGGTCGCGCCCGAGGATCTTCAGTTCCTCTTGGCATTCGTCCAGCACGCGGCGCACCAGGAAGCTCACGAAGCGCTCCTGCAGGGCCATGTTCTCCGTATGGTTGCTGGGGACGACCTCGGGTTCGATCATCCAGAATTCCAGCAGGTGCCGGCGGGTCTTGCTCTTCTCGGCGCGGAAGGTCGGGCCGAAGGTGTACACCTTGCCGAACGCGAACGCGCCCGCCTCGGCGTGCAGCTGCCCCGTCTGGGACAGGTACGCCTTGTCCTCGCCGAACAGGTCGATCTCGAACAGTTCGGTGGTGCCCTCGGCGGCGTTCGGAGTGAAGAACGGCGCGTCGAAGCGGATGAATCCCTCGCCGTGGAAGAAGTCCACCACGGCGCGCTGCACGCTGTCGCGCACGCGCATGATCGCCCAGGGGCGGCGGTGGCGCAGCCACACGTGGCGGTGGTCCATCAGGAACTCGATGCCGTGCTCCTTGGGCGTGATGGGGTACTCGCCGTGGTTCTCGCTGATCACGGTCAGGTCCCGCAGGCTGAGTTCCACGCCGCCCGGGGCGCGCTCGTCGGCGCGGACCTCACCGGTCACGGTGACGGCCTGCTCCTGCGTGAGGCGCTTGGCCTGCTTGAACACCTCCTCGGGCACGTCGGTCTTGAAGACGGTGGCCTGCACGAAGCCGCTGCCGTCACGGAGTTTCAGGAACTGGATCTTGCCCTTGCCGCTCTTGTCCTGCAGCCAGGCGTGAACGGTGACGGTCTGCCCCACGTGCTGCGCGAGGTCGTGGATACTGGAATGAACGCTCATCGCGGCTCAGTATAGGCAGCGCGCGCCCCGGACGCCCGGGACGGACGCGGCGCGGCCACCCCGTACACTGGCCGGGTGGGTCAACCGCTTCTGGAATTCGGCATCCTTGTGGTACTGCTGATCATCAACGGCTTCTTCTCCGGCTCCGAGCTGGGGGTGGTGTCGGCCCGCCGCTCCCGGCTGCAGGCGCAGGCGAACGCCGGGCACCGGGGCGCGCGCCGCGCAGTGGAACTCGCCGAGAACCCCGGCGCGTTCCTGGCGACCGTGCAGATCGGTATCACTCTGATCGGGACCGTCAGCGCCGTGTTCGCCGGGGGGAGCCTCACGCGGTACCTGGAGGCGGCCCTGACGCCCGCGCTGGGCGACCTGGCCCCCAGCGCCGCGTCGGTCGGCGTGGTGCTGCTGGTCACGTTCCTGTCGCTGGTGCTGGGTGAACTGGCCCCGAAGAACATCGCGCTACGCAACCCGGAAGCGCTCGCCATGCGGGTGGCGCCCTTCTTCGCGGGGCTGGCGCGCGTCGCTGGGCCCGTCGTGTGGCTGCTGGAAGTCACCACGCGCGGGCTGCTGCGCCTGCTGGGCATGCGCGGCGAGACGCAGGAACAGATCACCGAGGAGGACGTCAAGGCGCTGGTCATGCAGGCCTCGGAGAGCGGCAGCCTGGAAGCGGGCGAGCGGGAACGCATCGATCA encodes:
- a CDS encoding chloride channel protein is translated as MRSPLPRAVLHRLETGRLVVLSVLLGALVGGLCIVLRLALDVLIGLAVRLTDYAPPGTSGEGGLMMAFGSFAHWGLLALPVAAAAYAALIPAGAGDPLTQLVRGYHQRGQWPGLPAQLRTLAATLIGQASGLLVGRDAPFTMTGMLGARLMQRVTRLDAVEVRTLTLAGAAAGLGTVLHAPLAAAVLIAEVLYRRFEFEFEVVMPCLLAAVAGTAVYGLAFGFTPLLTFPDVQVPAAGQLPAFLLVALGATLLGWLALLSCAALPSGTLRGWRRPAFAAAVGLLTAVAALNLSPAVLGDGLGWLQLGAGGFVGAEGAGQAAWRWVLLALGLHVALGGGVLPSVGVGGLLGVGLANLLGVDPAVAAMVGAAAFLTVTLNVPLAATLLTVTWGGEALMPVTLAASGLAHLLSGARGLIDSQVHARRESGVHAGTPAWLPDTVRYIPRRQPELPAVPYDLDVPAVPQGADQLPPPSSDRELYRRVVPASWRGARLGVVTLPPGVEVVGVVRDGSVRLPRPELRLTETDELVFLARPDAYTALEGVLRLPGA
- the sodA gene encoding superoxide dismutase [Mn], yielding MAYELPTLPYAYDALEPHIDARTMEIHHTKHHQTYVDNANKALEGTEFAGMPVEDLIQKLDQVPADKKNALRNNAGGHANHSLFWQVMGPQGSGQPSGELADAISAAFGSFEAFKEKFEDAAKTRFGSGWAWLVVKDGQLAVVSTANQDNPLMGEGVAGVSGTPILGVDVWEHAYYLNYQNKRPDYLKAFWNVVNWDEVARRYAAAK
- the asnS gene encoding asparagine--tRNA ligase; the protein is MSVHSSIHDLAQHVGQTVTVHAWLQDKSGKGKIQFLKLRDGSGFVQATVFKTDVPEEVFKQAKRLTQEQAVTVTGEVRADERAPGGVELSLRDLTVISENHGEYPITPKEHGIEFLMDHRHVWLRHRRPWAIMRVRDSVQRAVVDFFHGEGFIRFDAPFFTPNAAEGTTELFEIDLFGEDKAYLSQTGQLHAEAGAFAFGKVYTFGPTFRAEKSKTRRHLLEFWMIEPEVVPSNHTENMALQERFVSFLVRRVLDECQEELKILGRDQSKLAGAAEGNYPRVTYTAALDIIRQHIEDRDLPANVQEDVQPVEWGDDLGAPHETILGHHFDRPVIIERYPAAIKAFYMQPDPQDPRVALCDDMIAPEGYGEIIGGSERIHDYELLRSRIEHEGLPLEAFEWYLDLRKTGSMPHAGFGMGLERVIAWITGIDHIREAIPFPRMLTRMRP